One genomic region from Streptomyces sp. NBC_00457 encodes:
- a CDS encoding acyl-CoA dehydrogenase family protein, with protein MSAIPEPEEFRAEARRWLATVARPRAADGEWGSGSDSVAVFENWTEEQEHEYTARIQEWERTRYHHGWGALNWQQAYGGRGLPAYYEQLYRTEEAAFDVPHRTEVFPVTQQLVAPAIGIWGTEEQKQRWLRPMLRTDELACQLFSETEAGSDLAAVRTRAVRDGDNWVLNGHKVWTSGARVATWGVAVCRTDPDVRKHAGITVFLVRMDAPGVTVRPIQQMTGGTSFNEVYLDGVVVPDTDRLGPVGGGWRVTLSVLAAERLDSGNLGLDNADRALELAGNLPRPLTGSEQQRAADLHIRTLVQRIVGLRVTAALVAGREPGAEASVGKLYATETMRRTSDLVSELLGPSLVADTGAWGTYAWTEHLLGAPGYSIAGGTDEIQHNILAERVLGLPKEGPPKDRLPKEPAR; from the coding sequence ATGAGCGCCATCCCGGAACCCGAGGAGTTCCGTGCCGAAGCCCGGCGGTGGCTCGCCACGGTCGCCCGGCCGCGCGCCGCCGACGGAGAGTGGGGCAGCGGCTCCGACTCCGTCGCCGTCTTCGAGAACTGGACCGAGGAACAGGAACACGAGTACACCGCCCGCATCCAGGAATGGGAACGCACCCGCTACCACCACGGCTGGGGCGCGCTCAACTGGCAGCAGGCGTACGGAGGCCGGGGCCTGCCCGCGTACTACGAGCAGCTCTACCGCACCGAAGAGGCGGCCTTCGACGTGCCGCACCGCACCGAGGTCTTCCCGGTGACGCAGCAGCTCGTCGCCCCCGCGATCGGCATCTGGGGCACCGAGGAGCAGAAGCAGCGCTGGCTGCGGCCCATGCTCCGCACCGACGAGCTGGCCTGCCAGCTGTTCTCGGAGACAGAGGCCGGATCCGACCTCGCCGCGGTGCGGACCAGGGCGGTGCGCGACGGCGACAACTGGGTGCTGAACGGGCACAAGGTGTGGACCTCCGGGGCTCGCGTCGCGACCTGGGGCGTCGCGGTGTGCCGTACCGATCCGGACGTACGCAAGCACGCCGGTATCACCGTCTTCCTGGTGCGCATGGACGCGCCCGGCGTGACTGTACGGCCCATCCAGCAGATGACCGGCGGCACCAGCTTCAACGAGGTCTACCTCGACGGCGTGGTGGTGCCCGACACGGACCGGCTCGGGCCGGTCGGCGGGGGCTGGCGGGTCACGCTCAGCGTGCTGGCCGCCGAGCGGCTCGACTCCGGCAACCTCGGCCTGGACAACGCCGACCGGGCGCTGGAACTGGCCGGCAACCTGCCCCGCCCGCTCACCGGCAGCGAACAGCAGCGGGCCGCCGATCTGCACATCCGCACCCTCGTCCAGCGGATCGTCGGACTGCGCGTGACCGCCGCCCTCGTGGCCGGACGCGAGCCCGGGGCGGAAGCCTCGGTCGGCAAGCTCTACGCCACCGAGACCATGCGGCGCACCAGCGATCTGGTGTCCGAGCTGCTGGGGCCGAGCCTCGTCGCGGACACGGGGGCATGGGGCACGTACGCCTGGACGGAGCACCTGCTCGGCGCGCCCGGGTACAGCATCGCGGGCGGCACCGACGAGATCCAGCACAACATCCTCGCCGAACGCGTGCTCGGCCTGCCCAAAGAGGGCCCGCCCAAAGACCGCCTGCCCAAGGAGCCCGCCCGATGA
- a CDS encoding enoyl-CoA hydratase/isomerase family protein, with the protein MAVEDEIQFERDGHVARVWLNRPWKKNCVTVPILERLDEIITEVDEDPELRVLVFRGRGGTFCSGFDLDSLKAEYVGKSNAIDVAVKSAKVCDRLYSMKTPSVAVLEGHVTAGGFEIMISCDFAISADDAKIGDFHIRRALFGGAGPIYRVPRMIGIRKTKELMLTGKLLSGVEAAEFGLINKSAPADKLDATVEDFIGDLVDKSPFTMWLTKMTIDRSLDADTQSLMVMEHLAVGVALNSEDANEGVSAFLEKREPKWTGR; encoded by the coding sequence ATGGCAGTGGAAGACGAGATCCAGTTCGAGCGTGACGGCCACGTCGCCCGTGTCTGGCTCAACCGCCCGTGGAAGAAGAACTGCGTCACCGTGCCGATCCTGGAGCGGCTCGACGAGATCATCACCGAGGTCGACGAGGACCCCGAGCTGCGCGTTCTGGTGTTCCGCGGCCGCGGCGGCACCTTCTGCTCGGGCTTCGACCTCGACAGCCTGAAGGCGGAGTACGTCGGCAAGTCGAACGCGATCGACGTCGCGGTGAAGTCCGCGAAGGTCTGCGACCGCCTCTACTCGATGAAGACCCCCTCGGTCGCCGTCCTGGAGGGCCACGTCACCGCCGGCGGCTTCGAGATCATGATCTCCTGCGACTTCGCCATCTCCGCGGATGACGCCAAGATCGGCGACTTCCACATCCGCCGTGCGCTGTTCGGCGGAGCCGGCCCGATCTACCGGGTGCCGCGCATGATCGGCATCCGCAAGACCAAGGAGCTGATGCTCACCGGCAAGCTGCTCTCCGGGGTCGAGGCCGCGGAGTTCGGGCTCATCAACAAGTCCGCCCCGGCCGACAAGCTGGATGCGACGGTCGAGGACTTCATCGGCGACCTCGTCGACAAGAGCCCCTTCACCATGTGGCTCACGAAGATGACGATCGACCGCAGCCTGGACGCCGACACCCAGTCGCTGATGGTGATGGAGCACCTCGCCGTGGGCGTGGCGCTCAACTCCGAGGACGCGAACGAAGGCGTGTCGGCGTTCCTGGAGAAGCGTGAACCCAAGTGGACGGGGCGCTGA
- a CDS encoding SDR family oxidoreductase, with translation MSTDTLEGKVAVITGGSRGIGLGIATAYRAAGAHVVIAARKAAGLAEAREELLRVKGDGDVHTVVANAGEPDQAEACVDETMIRFGRVDILVNNAATNPYHGDLLDLDVSRAEKTVRVNQYGMIAWTRYAWRAWMAEHGGAVVNIASVGGLIVDPHIGYYNATKAAMLHMTRQLAYELGPRARVNAIAPGLIKTELARAVWEVREPILTAKLPLRRLGTVEDVANAALFLASDASSWMTGQTLVLDGGATALPIGVDE, from the coding sequence GTGAGCACCGACACCCTGGAGGGCAAGGTCGCCGTCATCACCGGCGGATCCCGCGGCATCGGCCTGGGCATCGCCACCGCCTACCGGGCGGCCGGAGCACACGTGGTGATCGCGGCCCGCAAGGCGGCCGGACTCGCCGAGGCGCGCGAGGAGTTGCTGCGGGTGAAGGGCGACGGCGACGTCCACACGGTGGTGGCCAACGCCGGTGAGCCCGACCAGGCCGAGGCCTGCGTCGACGAGACCATGATCCGCTTCGGCAGGGTCGACATCCTCGTCAACAACGCGGCGACCAACCCGTACCACGGCGATCTGCTCGACCTGGACGTGTCGCGTGCCGAGAAGACCGTACGCGTCAACCAGTACGGCATGATCGCCTGGACCCGGTACGCCTGGCGGGCCTGGATGGCCGAGCACGGGGGAGCGGTGGTCAACATCGCCTCCGTCGGCGGGCTGATCGTCGATCCGCACATCGGCTACTACAACGCCACCAAGGCCGCCATGCTGCACATGACCCGGCAGCTCGCCTACGAACTCGGGCCGCGGGCACGGGTGAACGCCATCGCCCCCGGGCTGATCAAGACGGAGCTGGCGCGGGCGGTGTGGGAGGTGCGCGAGCCCATCCTCACCGCCAAGCTGCCGCTGCGGCGCCTCGGCACGGTGGAGGACGTGGCGAACGCGGCGCTGTTCCTGGCCTCCGACGCCTCCTCATGGATGACCGGCCAGACCCTGGTGCTCGACGGCGGCGCGACCGCCCTGCCGATCGGGGTGGACGAGTGA
- a CDS encoding aldehyde dehydrogenase — protein MAHHYDRILIGGRLTAPSTDRVAQVVSPSTEEVIGHVPLASTEDIDAAVASARQAFDAGPWPSWTVSRRAAALRDLADRLDTRAAELAELAMAETGSPRGFAEGYFAVAPSHYLRFYASLAEEFVFEEERVNGPTRTLIVREPVGVVVAIPAWNGPLTLTAQKIAAALMAGCTVVVKAPVQDPLACHVFADVVAESEVPEGVISLFAADVAESEYLVAHPGVDKVSFTGSTAIGARIAEVCGRDIRRTTLELGGKSAAIVLDDADIDTVVPALVGCGAAFMQGEICTAQTRILLPRARYEEFTEALARHMSTLPIGDPADPATVIGPLITEAHRARVEEYIALGRKEGATVACGGGRPEGLTTGWYLEPTLFTDVTNDMRIAQEEIFGPVVVAIPHDGPDHAVELANDSPYGLSGTVWTQDEDAALRIARRVRTGTFSINSYTLDINAPFGGSKKSGIGRENGPEGLDDYLEPKSIALSGAPLNG, from the coding sequence ATGGCACACCACTACGACCGCATCCTCATCGGAGGACGGCTCACCGCCCCCTCCACCGACCGCGTCGCGCAGGTCGTCTCACCCAGCACCGAGGAGGTCATAGGCCACGTCCCGCTGGCCTCCACAGAGGACATCGACGCCGCCGTCGCCTCGGCCCGGCAGGCCTTCGACGCCGGCCCCTGGCCGAGCTGGACCGTGAGCCGGCGCGCCGCGGCCCTGCGCGACCTCGCCGACCGCCTGGACACGCGGGCGGCGGAACTGGCCGAGCTGGCGATGGCCGAGACCGGCAGCCCGCGCGGCTTCGCCGAGGGCTACTTCGCCGTCGCTCCCTCCCACTACCTGCGTTTCTACGCCTCGTTGGCCGAGGAGTTCGTCTTCGAGGAGGAGCGGGTCAACGGACCGACCCGCACCCTCATCGTGCGCGAGCCCGTCGGCGTCGTCGTGGCCATCCCCGCCTGGAACGGCCCACTCACGCTGACCGCCCAGAAGATCGCCGCCGCCCTCATGGCCGGCTGCACGGTCGTCGTCAAGGCGCCCGTGCAGGACCCGCTCGCCTGCCATGTGTTCGCCGATGTCGTCGCCGAATCGGAGGTGCCCGAGGGCGTCATCAGCCTGTTCGCCGCCGATGTCGCGGAGAGCGAGTACCTGGTCGCCCACCCCGGTGTGGACAAGGTCAGCTTCACGGGCAGTACGGCGATCGGCGCCCGCATCGCCGAAGTATGCGGCCGCGACATCCGCCGTACGACGCTGGAACTCGGCGGCAAGTCGGCGGCGATCGTCCTTGACGACGCCGACATCGACACCGTCGTCCCTGCTCTCGTCGGCTGCGGCGCCGCCTTCATGCAGGGCGAGATCTGCACCGCCCAGACCCGCATCCTGCTGCCGCGCGCCCGCTACGAGGAGTTCACCGAGGCCCTGGCCCGCCACATGAGCACCCTGCCCATCGGTGACCCGGCCGACCCCGCGACCGTGATCGGACCGCTGATCACCGAGGCGCACCGGGCGCGCGTCGAGGAGTACATCGCCCTCGGCAGGAAGGAGGGCGCCACCGTCGCCTGCGGCGGTGGCCGACCCGAGGGCCTGACGACCGGCTGGTACCTCGAGCCCACCCTCTTCACCGACGTCACGAACGACATGCGGATCGCACAGGAGGAGATCTTCGGCCCGGTCGTCGTCGCCATCCCGCACGACGGTCCCGACCATGCCGTCGAGCTGGCCAACGACTCCCCGTACGGGCTCTCCGGAACGGTCTGGACCCAGGACGAGGACGCCGCCCTCCGGATCGCCCGCCGCGTACGCACCGGAACGTTCAGCATCAACAGCTACACCCTCGACATCAACGCCCCCTTCGGCGGCAGCAAGAAGTCGGGCATCGGCCGCGAGAACGGCCCCGAAGGCCTCGACGACTACCTCGAACCCAAGTCGATCGCCTTGTCGGGCGCGCCCCTGAACGGCTGA
- a CDS encoding phosphotransferase family protein, with protein sequence MSTVTQTSELAVRVRDRLARRHPGAPIGELRVLPGGHSGLTYSVTAGEARYVIKAVPPGQRPVGRNDVLRQARVLGALAGSAVPVPGIAAVDETQPAWFAMDFAAGEAVEPVLDEPEVPAATARARMLEIAAVLRRLHATDTHTPGLDPPEPLDAAGELERWTRTLHAVPAELRPGGEELLARLTADVPGGLPPVLLHGDFRLGNVLCAGQRAVAVVDWEIWSVGDPRIDLGWFLLFADHRNFPQLGRAVPGLPTEAELLVAYLDGRPALPAMDWFRALGRMKMAAIMGHNLRRHREGKHHDPDQERLPPTIAAMIRTARDILG encoded by the coding sequence ATGAGCACGGTCACGCAAACGTCGGAGCTGGCCGTCCGGGTCCGGGACCGGCTCGCCCGCCGCCATCCGGGCGCCCCGATCGGCGAGTTGAGGGTGTTGCCCGGTGGCCATTCGGGGCTGACGTACTCCGTCACCGCGGGGGAGGCCAGGTACGTCATCAAGGCGGTGCCTCCGGGGCAGCGGCCCGTCGGCCGCAACGACGTGCTGCGCCAGGCGCGGGTGCTGGGCGCGCTGGCCGGGTCCGCGGTGCCCGTGCCGGGCATCGCAGCGGTCGACGAGACACAACCAGCCTGGTTCGCCATGGACTTCGCGGCCGGGGAGGCCGTCGAGCCCGTACTCGACGAGCCCGAGGTGCCCGCCGCGACGGCCCGCGCCCGAATGCTGGAGATCGCCGCCGTGCTGCGGCGACTGCACGCCACCGACACCCACACACCCGGGCTCGATCCGCCCGAACCGCTCGATGCGGCCGGGGAGTTGGAGCGGTGGACCCGCACCCTGCACGCCGTACCGGCAGAACTCCGCCCGGGCGGAGAGGAGTTGCTGGCTCGCCTCACCGCCGACGTGCCCGGGGGCCTGCCACCGGTACTGCTGCACGGCGACTTCCGGCTCGGCAACGTGCTGTGCGCCGGCCAGCGTGCAGTGGCCGTCGTCGACTGGGAGATCTGGAGCGTCGGCGACCCGCGCATCGACCTCGGCTGGTTCCTGCTCTTCGCCGACCACCGCAACTTCCCCCAGCTGGGGCGTGCCGTACCTGGCCTGCCCACCGAGGCCGAACTGCTGGTCGCCTACCTCGACGGCCGGCCCGCGCTGCCCGCGATGGACTGGTTCCGGGCGCTCGGCCGCATGAAGATGGCCGCGATCATGGGCCACAACCTGCGCCGGCACCGCGAGGGCAAGCACCACGACCCGGACCAGGAGCGACTGCCGCCCACCATCGCCGCGATGATCCGCACGGCACGCGACATCCTCGGCTGA
- a CDS encoding Zn-ribbon domain-containing OB-fold protein yields MATDPRSPTATAVGLQGSRCSGDGCAVTVYPADDACPRCGGPADPVVLHGTGTLWTWTVQRYAPKSPPYQAPPGGFEPFALGYVELAEGVRVAAVLEVGDFDDVRIGMPLTVTAGPGVPRATPTTPGEEGS; encoded by the coding sequence ATGGCCACGGATCCGCGGAGTCCGACCGCCACCGCCGTCGGGCTCCAGGGCTCACGCTGCTCCGGCGACGGCTGCGCGGTGACGGTCTACCCCGCGGACGACGCGTGCCCGCGCTGCGGGGGACCGGCCGATCCGGTCGTCCTCCACGGCACCGGCACGCTGTGGACCTGGACGGTGCAGCGGTACGCCCCCAAGTCCCCGCCCTACCAGGCCCCGCCCGGCGGCTTCGAGCCGTTCGCACTCGGCTACGTCGAGCTGGCGGAAGGGGTGCGGGTGGCCGCCGTGCTCGAGGTCGGCGACTTCGACGACGTCCGCATCGGCATGCCCCTCACCGTGACCGCCGGCCCTGGCGTCCCGCGGGCCACGCCCACGACCCCCGGCGAGGAGGGTTCATGA
- a CDS encoding thiolase family protein — protein MSTDVLICGAGRTPFGRSEASGRQLAVGAVNAALADAGIEWSRVGAAFGGSDSAGLADTLVAQLGLTGLPFINVKNGCATGGSALVSAVNAIRSGMADVVLAVGFDKHPRGAFDPRPEDWGLGAEYGSDGLMVTTQFFGMKIQRYMHDHGITPRTLALVAEKAYRNGGLTPEAWRRKPLSAEEILDSGMVSDPLTRYMFCSPGAGAAALVLCSPEAARSLDTPDGPPVTLRSAAVRTRRFGSFEVFSPWIPGGELTSVSRDASAAAFEEAGIGPGDIDVCQLQDTESGAEVMHMAECGFCEDGEQERLVASGATEIGGALPVNTDGGCIANGEPIGASGLRQVYEVVQQLRGRAGERQVPGEPRVGFTHVYGAPGVSACTVLSR, from the coding sequence ATGAGTACCGACGTACTGATCTGCGGCGCCGGACGCACCCCGTTCGGCCGGTCGGAGGCGAGTGGCCGGCAGCTGGCTGTCGGCGCGGTGAACGCCGCGCTGGCGGACGCCGGGATCGAGTGGTCGCGGGTGGGGGCCGCGTTCGGCGGCAGCGACAGCGCCGGCCTCGCCGACACGCTGGTGGCCCAACTCGGCCTGACCGGGCTGCCGTTCATCAACGTCAAGAACGGCTGCGCCACCGGCGGCAGCGCGCTGGTCTCCGCCGTGAACGCGATCCGCTCCGGCATGGCGGACGTCGTCCTCGCCGTCGGCTTCGACAAACACCCGCGCGGCGCCTTCGACCCGCGGCCCGAGGACTGGGGGCTGGGAGCGGAGTACGGCAGCGACGGGCTGATGGTGACCACTCAGTTCTTCGGCATGAAGATCCAGCGCTATATGCACGACCACGGCATCACCCCGCGGACCCTCGCCCTGGTGGCCGAGAAGGCATACCGCAACGGCGGCCTGACTCCCGAGGCATGGCGCCGCAAACCGCTGTCCGCCGAGGAGATCCTCGACTCCGGCATGGTGAGCGATCCGCTGACGCGCTACATGTTCTGCTCTCCGGGAGCGGGCGCGGCCGCGTTGGTGCTCTGCTCGCCCGAGGCTGCCCGCAGCTTGGACACGCCGGACGGTCCGCCGGTCACCTTGCGCTCGGCGGCCGTACGTACCCGGCGGTTCGGCTCGTTCGAGGTGTTCAGCCCCTGGATTCCCGGAGGCGAGCTGACCAGCGTCAGCCGTGATGCCTCGGCTGCCGCCTTCGAGGAGGCGGGGATCGGGCCCGGCGACATCGACGTCTGCCAGTTGCAGGACACCGAGAGCGGCGCCGAGGTCATGCACATGGCCGAGTGCGGGTTCTGCGAGGACGGCGAGCAGGAACGGCTGGTCGCCTCCGGCGCCACGGAGATCGGCGGCGCCCTGCCGGTCAACACCGACGGCGGCTGCATCGCCAACGGCGAACCCATCGGTGCCTCGGGACTGCGCCAGGTCTACGAGGTCGTCCAGCAATTGCGCGGACGGGCCGGTGAACGCCAGGTCCCCGGTGAACCCAGGGTCGGCTTCACCCATGTGTACGGCGCGCCCGGCGTGAGCGCCTGCACGGTGCTGTCCCGCTGA
- a CDS encoding GMC family oxidoreductase, which yields MARRIVVCGGGSAGGVLAARLSEDPANTVTLVEAGPDYRTAQETAPEVLDADQFGFTTHDWGYESADHVVEGDSIPMFGIVEQGVVPVLRGKVIGGSSSVNGANALRPTPEDFARWTGLGNDRWSWDEVLPYLKKLEDDPVGGELHGTEGPVHIERFTEGNGLRPVMSAFLEACAQAGHTIHQDMNGAGRRGAGPVPFNRKDGIRQSSALAYLGPARGRDNLTVLGGQTVDRVEFTEDGTARAVILADGTALEADLVVLSAGAIGSPAILMRSGIGPRRLLDRLSIPTTQCLEGVGRNLRDHPMVYLTYAVDEATVGELMPPLQTALAFSSAGAGSQGEVDLHALPFTMEPGVMLVPLAVVRPYSLGRVEITSRDPDADPSIRLGLLDHPDDLRRMVAGIRQMREIMGSGPLEKYVRAEQWPGPEATTDADLTRAVLQGKNTYCHAVGTCAMGGEGTPNAVVDQSGKVHGLDGLYVVDASIMPDIPATPTNTTVLMMAERCADELRRNA from the coding sequence ATGGCGCGTCGCATAGTGGTGTGTGGCGGAGGTTCCGCCGGTGGAGTGCTGGCCGCACGGCTGAGCGAGGATCCCGCGAACACTGTCACGCTGGTCGAGGCGGGTCCCGACTACCGCACCGCGCAGGAGACCGCACCCGAGGTGCTCGACGCCGACCAGTTCGGGTTCACCACCCATGACTGGGGCTACGAGTCGGCCGATCACGTCGTCGAGGGCGACAGCATCCCGATGTTCGGGATCGTCGAGCAGGGCGTCGTGCCCGTCCTGCGCGGCAAGGTCATCGGCGGCTCCTCGTCCGTCAACGGTGCCAACGCCCTGCGGCCCACCCCCGAGGACTTCGCCCGCTGGACCGGACTCGGCAACGACCGCTGGTCCTGGGACGAGGTCCTTCCGTATCTGAAGAAGCTGGAGGACGACCCGGTCGGCGGGGAACTGCACGGCACCGAAGGCCCCGTACACATCGAACGCTTCACCGAGGGAAACGGGCTGCGCCCGGTCATGTCCGCCTTCCTGGAGGCCTGCGCCCAGGCCGGCCACACCATTCACCAGGACATGAACGGCGCCGGCCGGCGCGGCGCGGGCCCGGTCCCCTTCAACCGCAAGGACGGCATCCGCCAGAGCTCGGCCCTCGCCTACCTCGGACCGGCCCGCGGACGCGACAACCTGACCGTGCTCGGCGGACAGACCGTCGACCGCGTGGAGTTCACCGAGGACGGGACGGCCCGCGCCGTGATCCTCGCCGACGGCACCGCGCTCGAAGCCGACCTGGTCGTCCTGTCGGCCGGAGCCATCGGCAGCCCGGCGATCCTGATGCGCTCCGGCATCGGCCCGCGGCGGCTGCTCGACAGGCTGTCCATCCCCACGACCCAGTGCCTCGAAGGCGTCGGCAGGAACCTCCGCGACCACCCCATGGTGTACCTCACCTACGCCGTGGACGAGGCGACGGTCGGCGAACTCATGCCCCCCTTGCAGACCGCCCTGGCGTTCTCCTCGGCAGGGGCAGGCAGCCAGGGTGAAGTCGACCTGCACGCACTGCCGTTCACCATGGAGCCAGGGGTGATGCTGGTGCCCCTCGCTGTGGTCCGCCCGTACTCGCTGGGCAGGGTGGAGATCACCTCACGCGACCCTGATGCCGACCCGTCGATCCGGCTCGGCCTGCTGGACCACCCCGACGACCTGCGGCGCATGGTGGCCGGCATCCGCCAGATGCGGGAGATCATGGGCTCCGGCCCACTGGAGAAGTACGTACGCGCGGAGCAGTGGCCCGGACCCGAGGCGACCACGGACGCCGACCTGACCCGCGCCGTCCTGCAGGGCAAGAACACCTACTGCCACGCCGTGGGCACCTGCGCGATGGGTGGCGAGGGCACCCCGAACGCCGTGGTCGACCAGAGCGGCAAGGTGCACGGCCTCGACGGGCTGTACGTCGTCGACGCCTCGATCATGCCGGACATCCCGGCCACGCCGACCAACACCACCGTGCTGATGATGGCCGAGCGCTGCGCGGACGAACTGCGCCGGAACGCCTGA
- a CDS encoding acyl-CoA dehydrogenase family protein, producing the protein MDFGFSPRASELQDRMRSFMDQHVFPAEAVYDRQLAEADDPHALPPVMAELKEKARAEGLWNLFMAHGDWGAGLTNLEYAPLMELAGRSVIGPEVFNCSAPDTGNMELLALYGTPEQQERWLKPLLNAEIRSCFAMTEPEVASSDARNIRTSITRDGDSYVVNGRKWYTSGILDPDCKLIILMGKTDPDAPTYRQQSMLLIPRDTPGVTVLRDLPMFGYTDRLGHGDVLFEGVRVPVENILRGEGEGFALAQGRLGPGRMHYAMRAVGFAERALKLMCERVTARIAFGGPLADQGVVREWIARSRIEIEQLRLLVLKSAWLMDTVGNAAARMEVAAIKVAALEVAHKVVDRAVQAHGAAGVSDDTVLARLYAITRALRIADGPDEVHLRTVARQELAKYKQPEQHKTDTKAGAA; encoded by the coding sequence GTGGATTTCGGATTCTCGCCACGGGCGAGTGAACTCCAGGACCGCATGCGGTCGTTCATGGATCAGCACGTCTTCCCCGCGGAAGCGGTCTACGACCGGCAGCTCGCCGAGGCGGACGACCCGCACGCGCTGCCGCCGGTGATGGCCGAGCTGAAGGAGAAGGCGCGCGCCGAGGGCCTGTGGAACCTCTTCATGGCGCATGGCGACTGGGGCGCGGGACTCACCAACCTCGAGTACGCGCCGCTCATGGAGCTGGCGGGCCGCTCCGTCATCGGCCCCGAGGTGTTCAACTGCTCGGCGCCCGACACCGGCAACATGGAACTGCTCGCGCTGTACGGCACCCCCGAGCAGCAGGAACGCTGGCTCAAGCCCCTGTTGAACGCGGAGATCCGCTCGTGCTTCGCCATGACCGAGCCGGAGGTCGCCAGCTCCGACGCCCGCAACATCCGTACCAGCATCACCCGCGACGGAGACAGCTACGTCGTCAACGGCCGCAAGTGGTACACCTCCGGGATCCTCGACCCCGACTGCAAGCTGATCATCCTGATGGGCAAGACCGATCCGGACGCGCCCACCTACCGGCAGCAGAGCATGCTGCTCATCCCCAGGGACACACCCGGTGTCACGGTCCTGCGCGACCTGCCGATGTTCGGCTACACCGACCGGCTCGGACACGGTGACGTGCTCTTTGAAGGCGTCCGCGTGCCGGTGGAGAACATCCTCAGGGGCGAGGGGGAGGGTTTCGCGCTCGCCCAGGGGCGGCTCGGTCCGGGGCGGATGCACTACGCGATGCGCGCCGTCGGCTTCGCCGAGCGCGCCCTGAAGCTGATGTGCGAGCGCGTCACCGCACGCATCGCCTTCGGCGGGCCCCTCGCCGACCAGGGCGTGGTGCGCGAGTGGATCGCCCGCAGCCGCATCGAGATCGAGCAGCTGCGCCTCCTCGTCCTCAAGTCCGCCTGGTTGATGGACACCGTCGGCAACGCCGCCGCCCGCATGGAGGTCGCCGCGATCAAGGTCGCGGCGCTGGAGGTCGCCCACAAGGTGGTCGACCGCGCCGTGCAGGCGCACGGCGCGGCGGGGGTCAGCGACGACACCGTACTGGCCCGGCTGTACGCCATCACGCGCGCCCTGCGCATCGCCGACGGCCCCGACGAGGTGCATCTGCGGACGGTGGCCCGCCAGGAACTCGCCAAGTACAAGCAGCCCGAGCAGCACAAGACCGACACGAAGGCAGGGGCAGCGTGA
- a CDS encoding 3-hydroxybutyryl-CoA dehydrogenase has protein sequence MSGISRLGIVGCGLMGSGIAEVAALRGLDVTVAESSPELAAAGRDRVTASLDRGLRRGKLTEADRDQALARLSFTHDLGDLADRQFVVEAVAENREVKLDVFRQLDKAVTDPEAVLATNTSSIPVVDLAVATGRASHVVGLHFFNPVPVQKLVEVIPALTTGADTLARARGFAAEQLGRTVVQAPDRSGFVVNALLVPYLLSAIRMVESGMARVEDIDSGMELGCAHPMGPLRLLDLIGLDTAQAVAESMYEEYKEPLYAAPPLLRRMVAAGHLGRKSGRGFYVYDA, from the coding sequence ATGTCCGGCATCTCCCGTCTCGGCATCGTCGGCTGCGGCCTCATGGGCTCCGGCATCGCCGAGGTCGCCGCACTGCGCGGTCTCGATGTGACCGTCGCCGAATCGAGCCCCGAACTGGCCGCCGCCGGCCGCGACCGCGTCACCGCCTCCCTCGATCGCGGGCTGCGGCGCGGGAAGCTCACCGAGGCCGACCGCGACCAGGCCCTGGCCCGGCTCTCCTTCACCCACGACCTGGGCGACCTTGCCGACCGGCAGTTCGTCGTGGAGGCCGTCGCCGAGAACCGGGAGGTGAAGCTGGACGTCTTCCGTCAGCTGGACAAGGCGGTCACCGACCCGGAGGCCGTCCTCGCCACCAACACGTCCTCGATCCCCGTCGTCGATCTCGCCGTGGCCACCGGCCGGGCCTCCCATGTCGTGGGGCTGCACTTCTTCAATCCGGTACCGGTGCAGAAGCTGGTCGAGGTGATCCCCGCCCTCACCACCGGCGCCGACACCCTGGCCCGCGCCCGCGGCTTCGCCGCCGAACAGCTGGGCAGGACGGTCGTCCAGGCGCCGGACCGCTCGGGCTTCGTGGTCAACGCGCTGCTGGTGCCGTACCTGCTCTCCGCGATCCGCATGGTCGAGTCCGGAATGGCGCGCGTGGAGGACATCGACAGCGGCATGGAGCTCGGCTGCGCCCACCCGATGGGTCCGCTGCGGCTGCTCGATCTGATCGGCCTGGACACGGCGCAGGCCGTCGCCGAGTCGATGTACGAGGAGTACAAGGAACCGCTGTACGCCGCTCCCCCGCTCCTGCGCCGCATGGTCGCCGCGGGCCACCTGGGCCGTAAGAGCGGCCGGGGCTTCTACGTGTATGACGCGTAA